From the genome of Solanum pennellii chromosome 6, SPENNV200:
AATTTGAGAGGTTGCACAAAGTTCACGTGTTTCAGCGTCTACATTAATTCCCCAAGTAGACATGAATTTGGATAAGTAGGGGCCGTCAAAGAATTGAAATGAGGTTCATTATTCATAAGGAAGGAGGTTAATTTTAAGGTGATCACAGAAATTTGCCTCGTCAACATCAGATAAAATAGATTTAAGCTGCATAACTGCAAATAGTGTAGAAGCATGACCATGTAACTTTCTTTTCTCATAAATATGCACTTATGGAAGCCATTTTTTGGTATGAATAGGTATGCATGCGACACCCCTTTGTACATGTCCACagagagagtgtgtgtgtgtgtgtgtgagagagagagagagagagagacctGAACATATCTGGTTGTAGCTAGAAGTGGAAGTAGAATGGAGCATGCAGCCAGGACAGACGTTATGCCAGCAGCAGTGCCTTCGATTGTTTTCTCTACCAAAGAGAATTTGTAGATTCAGATGGTGAGGGGTACGAAAGAAGTAATGACAAAACAAGAGAGGGAACAGAGACATACTGCCAGTTTTGCTCCAGCGGAGGACCCCATACTTGTATCCAACCACTGATGCCTAGATAGAAGTTCATAGTTAAAATTTACAGTGCATAAATAACAATCAATATGATCCAACAGCTCTAAGTTCATTCTCTACTGCCCAAACTATCAAAATATTACTCCTgtcttggaaaaaaaattgaattttatatatgaGCAGATATGGAGATATTGTAAGGTAGGTTTTCATTGTCCTGCAAAATTCACAAGGTTCCAAAGCAAGCATCAAGTGGGTTCTGAAGAAGTAGATACTACTGCATCGAGAAAGGTATAGGACAAGCAAGCAATAGCAAGTTTACCATTGTATCTCCAATTCCAAGGCTCAAGATCCCAGCAAAAGGGGCTAATGGTCGGTCATTGAAACCAGAGGACAACCAAATAGGAAGCGCACATCCTAATAAGAGTGAAAAATGGCTGAAAGTGGAAGGAAGGCAAACGGTTAGAGTTGACACAAGGTATATGCTGCAAATAATTTCATGCTATGGAGGAACTATTTCAAACCTGACAACAAGAAGATCAGTGTCACGGTGATCTGTAAAAGCATTCATAAATTGGTGCACAAGCTGTCCCAAGGGCCAGATTCTCCATATCTGTCTCAAAACGGAAGATAAATATTGTGAGGCATCGTAAATTGTTTAAGCACTGCAAGAAATTATAGGAAGTTACCAAGAACTTAAATAacattgaaaaagaaaaaaacatctGAAAATGTTGCATTTACAAGTATATGTACATACTTCTATGTCTGAAATATAAGTGCAACAAATTATTTAGACTTCAGTTATATTACAGATCAATTGGTTTTTAATGTGTCAATGAGGCTTCATCGAAGTCCAAATGAAGCGAATATAAGATATCTTTACTTGCAAGCTTGGCTTCATTTGAAAAGTGTGCCTAAGCTTGAAAGTGAATACAATCTTTATCACCCTGATTGATCTATGTGACAGAAATtctgttcttttttttcaattaaatggGAATGTTCTTTTAATTCGAAGATTCTTTTGACTTGCAATATCTAGAAACAAGATGAATGTGCAGGGAAACCTTACTCGTATGATTTCCAACATCAAGAAAACAGCCAAAGCTGCACCAAAAGCCAGATCAAGAAACTTCGGCTGCAGAAATTACAGATGGTCAACAACTcctataaaaataaacaataggttcaaaagaaggaaaaagactTCCTAAAGAATTTCAACTCAAATCACCTGAAGTATGAGAGCAGGAACAAACATTGAAACAGCCATTAAATGGTAGTATTTTCGAAGAAGAATCCTCTCAATCTTACTGCTCTTAGAGATGTTGTAAAATCTGATAACTGATACATAAATAACAACCAACCAATAGATACACAGCGACAACCTTTTAAGCGGTTCTGACAGAACAAAATCTAATACCCTGCAATAATCAGAAGACACAGAACATCAAAATATAAACAAAGTAGTAACACCGTGTGTGTCTTGAGGTAAACGATATATGATTTAATTCATAGTAATGTCATATGAGATAGTCACTGTATGAATGCAAGAGCTAGTAGCTGAACACATTGAAAATTTAGACACTGCAAAGTTCTTCTCTGCCCTGTTATCTTCTCATTCAgtatctattttttaaataggTATTATTACCTTCTAGCTAGATATCACACACAACTTCTTGCGTCATAAGGTAACAGGtaactatgttttttttttaaattcaggTACATGCCTGTGTCTTTTTTTCCAACCGTCAACTAATTCCACAAGGTACTAGCTACCTTCCACAGGGAAACTCTGTCTATCAAGGCTTGGATAGCTGGGaaaaaatcacctagtgtttttgcCTCCAATGGGATTTGTACCTATgacctcatggttctcaaccCACTTTATAGACCACTAAGTCATACCTTGGGTGCTCAGGTAACTGTTTATCTTGATTCAACATTTGAATATTAGATTGACCTCTAGAATAGCATACACTCACAATTTACATGCATAACAAGGGTGACGCTCACAGACCTGACCAGAGGTCATGCAGCAATTATAATTATCAAGGATCAAATCTCCACATGTTTTTCAAGGTCTATCACATGCTTTCACGTCCAGTTTAAAAAGTCTAATTGTCTAAAGCAAGTGTTAATAATTCCTACAAACCACTAAACCTCTGTTAACCAAATCACacaacataataacaatatgCAGCATAATAGGTGCAATTATCCAAAAGAAATAAGTCTGAATGGAGGCTTACCATAGAAAAGGGTGCACGTGAAAATCTTGAACAAGCTGCATCCATGATGGTACAGCTATAATGAGAACACACGCGAGGGAAATGTAGAACACAAAAGATCGCCTCATATGATTATCTACAGTATCTCTAAAAGATGCCAAGCTGACTCGCTCAAGAATTTGAAGCACATATTTGAACAGCATAGGGAAAACAAGAAGGCCAATAATCAATCCCTGGAACATAGTGTTACATTTCATGATCAATACCGTGAATCAGAAACCTTTTACTCTATATCACCGTAAGAGGAGAATGGTCTAGAGAATTAACAGCATGTATAATACCTGAATAATAACGCTAACTTCACTTCTTTGGATTCCATATGGTACAGTCACTACCTTAGACACAGCAAAGTACCCATGGGACTGTTAATGGAAAAAACACTGCTTGTTAGGTATCTATATCATCTGCTATCAGAGAAAGTAAAATGTGATAAACTAACCTTAGCAGCAGTACAAGCTAGCATGTCCCCAAAATAGATAACAAGACCAACAGTAACCAGTAGCGTTTCTCCTAAGAAGAGAAATAAGAATGTAAACAACTGTACAGAGGACTAGAGGACCAGTCATCAAACAAAGCAAACCAAATAAGATATATCAAATGATTTTGAGGCTCTGATCTCTGAAATAACAAGAAATAAAGATTGTATGGAATTAAACATTTTAACAGTGCAAGATTATGTGGAATAGCATATGTTCTAACAGTGCAATTTAATATCTGGCACATTGTTCAAAGTCATTGAATCAGAGATATGGTATCAGAAGGTCTTTATCCCATAGATTGGACATAATGTATCAGAATTCTCTTTCAAATGTCAGATAAGATACCATCAATGAATACAACCCAATCCTACAACATAAAGACCCTACAATACCCAAGTAGCTTTAATCTTCACTAATAGGCAAGACataaatccaaataaatatCAAGGTTCAGAGACagtatacaaattttaaataaaaaaacatgttaCATTCAACACGAACCAAACTTCTTTGTTAAAGATAATCAATGTGTATATAACATTTAATGTAAATCTAACATgacatataaaacaaaaaaagatcaTTATTATCAGAAAATAGTTTAAACACTCACTAACAGAACCCAAAATATGAGTAGCCCTAAATTAAGCACATAAAAAGAGTTCAAAAAGCCTTAAGTTAACTGTCaacttttaaatcttttttaattCTAGACTTCTCCTTTCTGAAAGATCAACTACAAGATATCACaagaaaagaataagaaaaacagGTAAGTCGGCAGAATGAAGCTCtatataaataattgttgtTTCATATTGTCTATAGCAACATGCCGAAAAGTCATAGTTTTGTTGTGATTAGTGGAGAGTGAATGTGAACTGAATTTCCGCACAACAGAGGACCTTCATATCAAGTGTGCAATTTTTAGTAGTTTGAGATACTAGAGATCTAGTAAAGTAAAAATATAGTAACATGACCAACCAATTGAAGCGCATGCTGGAAAAGTGTGGAGAATTTTCTGAATTAATTTTACTGCAGCATATCCATGAGAGAATAGCCACAATAAGTTAGCTGCTGTATACCACCCTGCAGGAGAAGTTCACCAAAAGAGTTGTTAAGGAGTACATAGCTGTCAGCAACTTCTAGGTTGACTAATGAATCAAAAAGTGAATATAAAGTAAGAGAAGTTGACCTACCACTATGAGATTCCACAGCAAAAGACACACAGCAGACTCCAAAATACAATGCTATACAACTTAAACTACATTGGGAAGTAGCACAATTCTTGCTGTCTGATTGATGGTAAAAAATGAACCAGAGGTAAGCTAGCACCGTGTAGCAACTTGCAGATGTCACCCAATACAGTAGTTGCAGGTTTTTAAGCTCTGTTAAAAGGTCAAAACTAAAAGAAGTCAGTCATACAGGTTAGGCAAGGTAGGATTCAACATAATTCCTGAATACAAACTTGCAACTGCTTTGACTTGTTCTCAGCTACACAAGCAGAAGCAAGATTACACATTTCCTCTACTAGACAAGGTTTCTCCATGTAGAAACATCACAAGATGGAAAGGAACTTGACAATATTTAAGATTGGAGATTCAACAGTCAAGTATATGAATACAGAAAATAGTACTTCAAAACTTATCAATTACAGTACAGTTATCGTTCTTCATACTGCACTTTCATTGTCATTACTGCttcttttgaataattttttttaaagaaacagTGCTTCATTTGTTCATCAATGAGTATTATCCTTGCAAGAACCAGTTTACGAAGATTTTTCAAGTGGTTCGAACATAGAAATTTTGAAATGGAGGGTAAATAATAAGAAGTACTTTCTTTTACCCAAGTGTCATTCAAAACTGGTAAAAACTCTTAACATGGAACCACCAAAGTTCATTAAAAAGGTTAAACAGCTTAGCTCCTCAGTTCTTCTGTTCTTaaaattcttcaagatttggGCATACTAGCAAAAAGAAAATCGTGTGCTGACAGGCATATGAAGCCTCAAAATGGATGGCATCAATTTCACCTGCCAAAACAGATGGGGCTATAGCACAATATGATAATGCTCTAATCAATGTTCTCCTCCCAAAGGCTGAGTAAAATAATAGATGATAGCACCAAAATGATAGcttgaatcaaaagaaaagcATTCTCTCCAAATGCTGAAAATGGAAGTCCTTTGTGAAGACAATATGCTAAAGCAATGGTAGAACCAATTACTTCAAGCTCAAAACTCAAAACACTAAACTTTTGCACTGtacaattttttaatatctGAGGAACTTTAACAGTGGTGGAGGCAGCAACCATAGGATATCCAAGGATCTTGGATATTAACCGAACCAAACAATCCTTTTCCAGGAATTCATCTTTGCTAAGGGTTCCCAAAACACAGCCAAATCCATCCCAAGAAACTTAAGCTCAACCATCTTGATGAGATCAACAAAATTCTTCCAGTTTATTTATGGTCTTATGTGGAACTAAGGTATTGGGATTGATTGAACGAAGCGCTTTGAGGTGATACTAGAAGGTGGAATCCTTAACCGGAGTGCTCATTTCTGAAATTTCTGATCAACGTAGATTGCCTTGTTAGTGTGGCAATTTTGTGGTCACACCCTGCAGTATTTTCTCGGGAGTGGGGGGACAGGGAAAATATTTGCTCCCAATATAATAATAAGCAATCAAACTACAAAAGCTCAATTTGCTAAAATGAGTGTTCTACCTTCACTTCCAGATTGATTTAAAGATACTGCTCTTGACATCTGAATCAACTTTGATACCATAACACCAGGCAGCGTTACTGCCCCCAAAAATATCCCTGATGAAGCACCAGGCCTGAAAAACAATACCAAGCTATGTATATAAACCAAAACTGTACATTTATTACGCAAATGACAGTCAATTCAGAAATTAGCCTGCTCAACCCCAAAATTTCCAATTCAAAGAACAACATAAATCAAAGGGGAACTATGCAAAATTGTAACTTGAAGATGCAGCCTAGTGGTTGCAACTTCAAATGTTTCAATCCCAAGCTCTTTTACCTTTCATAATGCCGTCCGGCCCGGCCCGGCCCGCGCTcacctaaaaaataatttcattcagGATAATAATTGCAGTAAAACTAACCTGGTTTTGAAGAAGTGAGAGAGGGGAACTGAAGCAGAGGCATCGACGGAGATCTCGACGGAGAGGGCGAGGAGAGATAGGAGAGAAAGGGAGAGAGATTCGAAGAGGAGAGATTGAGGGAGGGAGAAGACAATCCGGGCAATGAATAGTGCTACCACAGCTCGCTCGCCGGTGAGAAACGACGATGAAGCCATGGGATTCCGATGTATCAGTTGCTGAAATTGAAATTCAATTGAAAAAGATCACACATTTTGACCAGTGCCGTAAACCAAAAGAAATCAGCGGACCCGTGTGAACTGGGAAGAATTCGGTGGGTTTGGCGCGCACCGGGTTTTTATAGGCTGTTGAACTGTCAACTGATCTACGCCTCGAACTTGTCAACGGattttcctcctttttcttttttaggatTGCATATAAAAGCCCCTTTTCTAGATGTTTGGCCCTACGTCAATATTGATCagctaaatatataaaaataatattataaacaaataaacaaatattattttaataaaatatttatacattttatttttctattccaaatgaagaaaataattaatatgattttttttttctccaatgaGGTTGGCAGTCCGCTACCATGCTAGTCGTCTTCAACTAAACACCATCActatgattttttatatattcactCCAATTCATTTTACTCgtcatgtttttttaattaagatatTGATCTCCCTCCACATTAAATAAGATTAAAGGTAATAACTAACCATCAATTATAAAAGCATTAACTATTAAAGGCAGATGACACGCTAATCATACAAGGTGTATGAAATTTGTGAAAAAAGGAACTTTCATGCTCTCAAATTGCCAATTTTATAAGCAATAAACTCCAAGAAACTGAAGTTGCAATAGTATATAGCATCTATTTGTAATCCTTTCTGTTTTGGTTACATCGGAAAAGTTTGTGAACAGAGTGGTTTTTCCTGATACAACACTTGAGcagaataataacaacaactTTGTATGCAACAGCCATAACAAACAGCACCAGTAAATTTTTCCACTTAGAGTTGCTGTCATCAGATATATCATATACATTTCCCAGAGCCTCATAACCAGATATGGTTCTAACCTGCCCCACTGCAAAAGAAGTTCCGATGTACTCGTTCTCCAACAGTCCCTGGTAAAAGAAATCCATTAATATGATTTTCCTGATAGATAACCAGTGATCAAGAATATGTATGCACTAGTCTCAAACTTACTTGGATAGAATAAGTATGAAAAGCTATATAAGAAATGGGGTACATCCATGCTGGTCTAGGCAAAGCACTTCTGATTCTAAAAAAACCAGCCGAAAGCATCATTATCACCTGAAATACGAGATAAGATAGCCGTTGAATGAAAAAGTTAGGGCTCTCAACTCAACATGAAATGATACTCCTACTACAAGAATCCTATATAACAGTAGAATTGCATACATTTCAGATACCCAATTTCCTTGATTCCCCTTAATGACACATTAGGAACACACACAGCTACAATCACTGCATACTTTCCAATCAATAGAATATGGCAATATTACACCAAAGGGAAAGGGAAAGAAGGTAACTCATCCAATAGTAAATCATATCTTGCAAATTTAGATTTCAGGCAGAACTCACATGTATGGACACAAAACTTAAGATGCTCCAGAAGATATTTTGACAAATGGAAGCAACCAGCAGCAGCAGACCCTCATTTACCAATAGACACGCAAAGAAATTCAGCACAAAGTACATCAGCAAGCTGAACTCATGTCGCAGTCCTATTAGAAAATAGAAGACCAGACTTGACGAAATGGAGATGAGAAACAAGAAAGGGATGCTGGCAAAAAGCTGCCCAAGTAGAAAAACAAATGCTCCAGAATGCTGGTTTGATTCTTCATAGGTGTATATCTGCAAAGTCATCATGATGTTGATTAGGTCGATTTTTAAACTGGATGAGGATGATACCAATAATAACTCATTATCAGAGCGAATAACAAAACCAAAGTTTATAAAAGCaagtaacaataataaattgaaaagtttagaacacTCACTATCTAAGTACTCTAAAATACAAGACCTAGATGTCATTGGGATATCAAATTTGTCACCTTTGCTATACATCTTAGTGTATGATTAGGTTATTACTGAAAATTATCCATAGCACAATCCACATTAAATGTAATGCTAATAATGAATGGcttatcttaaaaataaaatctgatATCAATATTGCACCTCATCAAACATTTCCCAGCTTCTTAGAGAAATCAAGTTCAAAGGCTTACTTGCGAGGACTGATGAGATTGAATAGGAATATGATTTAATAAACCAAGCCAGAAATGTCACATTTCTAGCGATAAGTCTAGATAGTTCAGCTATTGGAGAACCCTAGTCCTGAGAATTTGTCACTTCAACTCCGTATTTGTCTACATTTCACCTCACTAATTTGAACAAGAAGTTTGACTGATGATACAATAGTCCTTTGGGCGAAAGAAAAATTACAGTAAGAGTGCAATATAGATTATGACACACAGGGTTAAGGGTAAACTGTAGTTCATGACTGAAGAAAAGACTAGAATGAGGATCACATTTCTATGAAGGTGTATAGTCCACTCTCAGCCTACAAAACAAAGCTTGATTCTTAAATACACACATGTACTGGATTCATTCGAACATGGTGTTCACATATATTAGTTTCGCAGAAGCATGCTTGTGCATTATACAGAGGAAACACAAATAAGTTGCTCGCATCACCTTGATCTCTTTCAACTGTGAAGGTACACCGGCGACGCCTAGCAGAGAGGTGAATgaaacaaatacaaatattgcTGCTACTCTTCTCTGCATGGCAAGAAAAGTATCATAGTTTGCATACTGAAAACAAGAGCTAGTAATGACAAATATTTACCATGAGTAAAAAAAACAGCAAAATCAACTCAGTCCATGATTATTTCATGGACTGTGTAACCAGAAAAACAGGAGGTCTGGTGCACAAACATCATATTGATGGACTACTGTATTAGAGTTTAGACATATGCAAAAGGAAAGAGAGCTTATTTTTTAGTTGTTCGCTTACCATGACAGAGAACAAGGAATGCCCCAATCCAGAAAACACAGTGCCAATACAGAGGGCAAGAAACACATAAAGAATCAATCTTAGCCAATAATATTTCCACTCCCTTGACATAATCAATAAAGATCTCCAAGTCAAAACTGCAACTCGTGTTGCATTTCCTGCCATTCCCTTTCTTTTGAGTGATGGACCTTCCTGAAAGGACAAAATGCAAGAGATCAGACATTATATTGAAGCTCAGGCTGTAAGTATAGTTGTTTGACCACtaaaacttttattattgtACACTCCGAGGATTTCTTAGCCATTTTTCTACCTGACAATGATCTTATCAAATATTCCTTGAACTAGTTCTAATTACAAAAGATTATGACTTCCGGtactttttatgtaattttttttttgaataaagaCTTTTTATGTAGATTCTCAATAGAgaaattactatttttaaagATTATAAATCAAAGTATGAAATAGATGTAAATTAAATTGTATGACCCTCTTATTCcaaattttgttattctttttagAGTAGATTGAGTAATGCATTGAGTTCAAAATACTTCAACAGGCTGTCAAATTGCCTCTACTGTTAAAGAACTTTGGTTATGCAAGGAACAGAGATTGGAGGAAACTCTAACTCGGATATTGACACAAATAACTCTTGATGTGGGCAGAAGCGAAGCCAGGATTAAGAGTTTGGGGTTCTAAATTTAGTTAACAACCGTCAAGCAATATTGTTAGGGGTTCAcaaattaatatacatataaatttaattaattttctagtaCAAATATATGGTTTATGTAAAAGCTACTGGGTTCGTCTAAACCCATGAACACCCACCTAGCTCCGCTTCTGTATGGGGGTAACTAACACAAAAGCAAGGACTATAAAGCTTTAAATGACCAAGGAACTAAAATTAAtagcatttttttaaatattgaatggACAGTGACAAAATATCTGCTCCATTCTAGGCTTAAAGAAACCAAAAACTTCAGTTCACACAAGAATATAATGATATTGAGGACAATCTAGTTTTTCAAAACAAACCAAAGCCAATAAAAGAGCATCCTTCAAGAGAGTGCTCAAATTATATTACTGTCCAGAGCACGCAAGCTTAATAACTTATGAGTTTATGTAGTTAGTTCATATCAAAATTGGAATACTTACTACTATCTAGTGGTCACACTAAAGTATGCATTGCCTAGATCTACTTGACACTTGAGAAGTTCTTGGAAAAAGATCGAGCAAAGTTGATAGTACTACCTGACTACCCATGATGTCAACCGTGAGAACAGTGAAAAAACATACCTTCTTGGTAAGTTCCATTATTACAAACATATTACATACCTTCTCTTTTCTATGATAAATGTACCTTCTCAGTAAGCTTCACTATCATTGATTCAACGGCAGCAGCATCTGCTGATAATCTATAAGTTGTTTCAATGGTACGTATAGCGATGGCAGTATCCATGCTCACTGATGATAAGTCTCCATGATTATCCTGTTGAGATAACAAAAGCACAAACTTTAAGGAACATCTTTCCTTTTTGTGTTGTGAAGGGGGAGGGGGGATAGGGTGGCCAGAGAACAGATGAGGATCTTTGAACTTTCATTTTGAATCTTATAGCAAAAGTTTCTTTTTGTTCCTTTCTCAAAGAGCTTTCCCCAGCACAATAAAACAATAGCACAAATACGGAGAAAAGAGGCAGTACAATGAGCTGCGTTAGAATTGTTCCAACATCCTAACAATTTTTCAACAAATCAATCACTATCTTTAAACATTAGAATTGAGTTTTTAAGGGGAAAAATAGAGCTTTGAATGCTTATAGGTATATACCTGCCAGCTTTTGCACATCGCAATAATCCTGTCAAATTCTGTGTTTATAGCACGCAAGAAGTGATCAGAAGGACTTTGCATAATTGGACAAGGAAATCCAGCATTCGAGAAGTGCTTCACAATTAAATGATATGTTAGTCTCTAGCAATTAGTAACATAAAGAACAAAGTATGATATAAAACATAATGACCAGAAAATAAACATTTCAAGTGCTATGTATTTCTAGTAGTGTTTCACAATTGTGCACACACTTGGGGAACTGATCTTCCTCCATGCCATCTTAAGTAAGTTTGTCCAGTCCAGATCCCCGTTAACATTCACTGATTTTCCACGGGAACCCGTATTCTTTCTTCCAACCACTATCCATGGATTCTGAAACATTTAGTCCATTGGAAAATTTGTCAACACTCAACAGTATTTCTCTAGACTAATTCCTCCTTGTCAGAAACCAACAAACTGAACTTTGTTAATTTATTCCAGTGTGTAAGGAAACCGTATAATAGCCTATACCTTTGTAGGGAAATAAGCTTCTAATTAACAACTTGGACTATGAAACCTGGACGCTCGCACTTCAAATATGTCCTAATAACATAGCCTTATCCTGCAAGACTTCACTCCAATAAAAGACATGTTCCTTAGAGTAACCATCCTAACTTGAGTAAATATTTACTTCAACATTGCTAGAATATTATTGGCTTCTTCAATGCAGAATGAGAATAAATAAAGAACTTCAGCCAAATCAACTGCATGGGCTCATTTCTCTCTTAAAATGGATATCAGCTGACTAACAATTGACTTCTTCCTATTCAGATAAACCACAGCCACTTCTGGGTCTCTCTTATTAAAAGAAAACCCAACAAACCCATATTGCAGGGGAAAAAGTATCATTCATTATCCAATGCCTTTGTTTGATGCATGCATGACTGTTAAGAAAACCAACGCCTTCCCCTGAACCAAGATGGACAGTGTAAGGAAGCATACCAAAGTAAAATTACCTGTAAGCAAGCCAAAGTTTCACCAAAAAACAATGTCTTTCCATTTGAGAGGAGGCAAATTCGGTCAAAAAGGCCAAATACTTCAGTACTGCTTTGGCAAATGGTGAATATCAGAGTGCAGCCAGAGGTGGCAAGCTTCTTCAGTGTAACCATCATCAGAAGTGCAGAAACGCTGAACACAACAAGAACTAAACATCAGCTAAATTACAGTAGTTCATAATTTTGACAGGAAGAAAATATCCAAGAGCATCAAGTCTCAACCATAAAAATAGCAAGTCAAAAACACGAGAATTAATAAGGAAAATCTTAGAGAGTAGGGAACCAGGATATTCATTCAGTTGGAAACCTacagtttattttaaatatgctac
Proteins encoded in this window:
- the LOC107021187 gene encoding dolichol kinase EVAN isoform X2, which gives rise to MASSSFLTGERAVVALFIARIVFSLPQSLLFESLSLSLLSLLALSVEISVDASASVPLSHFFKTRPGASSGIFLGAVTLPGVMVSKLIQMSRAVSLNQSGSEELKNLQLLYWVTSASCYTVLAYLWFIFYHQSDSKNCATSQCSLSCIALYFGVCCVSFAVESHSGWYTAANLLWLFSHGYAAVKLIQKILHTFPACASIGETLLVTVGLVIYFGDMLACTAAKSHGYFAVSKVVTVPYGIQRSEVSVIIQGLIIGLLVFPMLFKYVLQILERVSLASFRDTVDNHMRRSFVFYISLACVLIIAVPSWMQLVQDFHVHPFLWVLDFVLSEPLKRLSLCIYWLVVIYVSVIRFYNISKSSKIERILLRKYYHLMAVSMFVPALILQPKFLDLAFGAALAVFLMLEIIRIWRIWPLGQLVHQFMNAFTDHRDTDLLVVSHFSLLLGCALPIWLSSGFNDRPLAPFAGILSLGIGDTMDNENLPYNISISAHI
- the LOC107021187 gene encoding dolichol kinase EVAN isoform X1, translated to MASSSFLTGERAVVALFIARIVFSLPQSLLFESLSLSLLSLLALSVEISVDASASVPLSHFFKTRPGASSGIFLGAVTLPGVMVSKLIQMSRAVSLNQSGSEELKNLQLLYWVTSASCYTVLAYLWFIFYHQSDSKNCATSQCSLSCIALYFGVCCVSFAVESHSGWYTAANLLWLFSHGYAAVKLIQKILHTFPACASIGETLLVTVGLVIYFGDMLACTAAKSHGYFAVSKVVTVPYGIQRSEVSVIIQGLIIGLLVFPMLFKYVLQILERVSLASFRDTVDNHMRRSFVFYISLACVLIIAVPSWMQLVQDFHVHPFLWVLDFVLSEPLKRLSLCIYWLVVIYVSVIRFYNISKSSKIERILLRKYYHLMAVSMFVPALILQPKFLDLAFGAALAVFLMLEIIRIWRIWPLGQLVHQFMNAFTDHRDTDLLVVSHFSLLLGCALPIWLSSGFNDRPLAPFAGILSLGIGDTMASVVGYKYGVLRWSKTGKKTIEGTAAGITSVLAACSILLPLLATTRYVQNWFSLLFAVTISGLLEAYTAQLDNAFIPLVFYSLLCL
- the LOC107021339 gene encoding ABC transporter G family member 3-like, which encodes MEEIQSQSDHYRSPSSSVSSPANRVPSSNYFYSRKPGALRQPISFEDSPVWDETDIEVKVDEGGDSINAATTPPSPSLSKINSGSLPSPSSIEREVVTRKIAGASIAWKDLTVTIKGKRKYSDKVVKSSHGYALHGTMTVIMGPAKSGKSTLLRALAGRLPDSTRMYGEVFVNGTRRHMQYGSYGYVDRETTLIGSLSVREFLYYSALLQLPGFFCQRRSVVEDAIDAMSLGDYANKLIGGNCYMRGLRSGERRRVSIARELVMRPHILFIDEPLYHLDSVSALLMMVTLKKLATSGCTLIFTICQSSTEVFGLFDRICLLSNGKTLFFGETLACLQHFSNAGFPCPIMQSPSDHFLRAINTEFDRIIAMCKSWQDNHGDLSSVSMDTAIAIRTIETTYRLSADAAAVESMIVKLTEKEGPSLKRKGMAGNATRVAVLTWRSLLIMSREWKYYWLRLILYVFLALCIGTVFSGLGHSLFSVMRRVAAIFVFVSFTSLLGVAGVPSQLKEIKIYTYEESNQHSGAFVFLLGQLFASIPFLFLISISSSLVFYFLIGLRHEFSLLMYFVLNFFACLLVNEGLLLLVASICQNIFWSILSFVSIHVIMMLSAGFFRIRSALPRPAWMYPISYIAFHTYSIQGLLENEYIGTSFAVGQVRTISGYEALGNVYDISDDSNSKWKNLLVLFVMAVAYKVVVIILLKCCIRKNHSVHKLFRCNQNRKDYK